From a region of the Pseudoxanthomonas sp. X-1 genome:
- a CDS encoding ATP-binding protein, with protein sequence MRSAAGGRSGRSIFSRTFLLLAAALVLAQCIGLAVLFLRTPVYNPPVQLPELVALLSTRMPASSPNVSVTDEREAPAPSAGMNREDPFMRRVLAGWLRQDLGQIRVYRPHHDVARGEQERLNDGMVPLSMGQEPAWMRRRGVATIPGMTAGPFVASLPPEAVSQDDIAPASGQPTQSTGLTREREGPLVLRFGAGLENGFIAAAQQDDGHWRVVRYAGRTLSTAFKLQLLALFSLGLLLMLPLAWWFSRALSKPIRDFAAAADRLGRDPDAPPLERRGPAEILQATDSFNAMQARLNRMVAERTHMVGAIAHDLRTPLARLAFRLDDIDSPLRERAAADIDEMKHMITVALEFLRDQSFRGPRERLDFRDLVESVVDDAADIGQDVSLTPDSQSVMIDADPLALRRVVGNLIGNAVKYGTRARVKVRAIDGHALLEIEDDGPGIDMELGDKLFMPFFRGENSRNKETGGIGLGLAAARAIVLRHGGEIGLANLDQGGLQAWVTLPRARDDA encoded by the coding sequence GTGAGGTCAGCGGCCGGAGGCCGCTCCGGCCGCTCGATCTTTTCCCGGACCTTCCTGCTGCTTGCGGCAGCGCTGGTGCTGGCCCAGTGCATCGGCCTGGCGGTGCTGTTCCTGCGCACCCCCGTCTACAACCCGCCGGTGCAGCTGCCCGAGCTGGTCGCGCTGCTGTCCACGCGCATGCCGGCCAGCAGTCCCAACGTCTCGGTCACCGACGAGCGCGAGGCGCCGGCGCCTTCGGCCGGCATGAACCGCGAAGACCCCTTCATGCGCCGCGTGCTGGCGGGCTGGCTGCGCCAGGACCTGGGCCAGATCCGCGTCTATCGCCCGCACCACGACGTGGCCCGCGGCGAACAGGAGCGCTTGAACGACGGCATGGTGCCGCTGTCGATGGGCCAGGAGCCGGCGTGGATGCGCCGGCGCGGCGTGGCCACGATCCCGGGCATGACCGCCGGACCGTTCGTCGCCTCGCTGCCGCCGGAGGCCGTCTCCCAGGACGACATCGCGCCGGCGTCCGGCCAGCCCACCCAGAGCACGGGCCTGACGCGCGAGCGCGAAGGGCCGCTGGTGCTGCGCTTCGGCGCCGGGCTGGAGAACGGCTTCATCGCCGCGGCCCAGCAGGACGACGGCCACTGGCGCGTGGTGCGCTATGCCGGGCGCACCCTGTCCACCGCCTTCAAGCTGCAGCTGCTGGCGCTGTTCTCGCTGGGACTGCTGCTCATGCTGCCGCTGGCGTGGTGGTTCTCGCGCGCGTTGTCCAAGCCGATCCGCGACTTCGCCGCCGCGGCCGACCGCCTGGGCCGCGATCCGGACGCGCCCCCGCTGGAGCGGCGCGGCCCGGCCGAGATCCTGCAGGCCACCGATTCGTTCAACGCCATGCAGGCGCGCCTGAACCGCATGGTCGCCGAGCGCACGCACATGGTCGGCGCGATCGCGCACGACCTGCGCACGCCGCTGGCGCGCCTGGCCTTCCGCCTGGACGACATCGACTCGCCGCTGCGCGAACGCGCCGCGGCCGACATCGACGAGATGAAGCACATGATCACCGTCGCGCTGGAGTTCCTGCGCGACCAGTCCTTCCGCGGGCCGCGCGAACGGCTGGACTTCCGCGACCTGGTCGAGAGCGTGGTCGACGACGCGGCCGACATCGGCCAGGACGTGTCCCTGACGCCCGACAGCCAGAGCGTGATGATCGATGCCGATCCGCTGGCGCTGCGGCGGGTGGTCGGCAACCTGATCGGCAACGCAGTCAAGTACGGCACGCGCGCGCGGGTCAAGGTCCGCGCCATCGACGGCCACGCCCTGTTGGAGATCGAGGACGACGGGCCCGGGATCGACATGGAGCTGGGCGACAAGCTGTTCATGCCCTTCTTCCGCGGCGAGAACTCGCGCAACAAGGAAACCGGCGGCATCGGCCTGGGCCTGGCCGCCGCCCGCGCGATCGTGCTGCGCCATGGCGGCGAGATCGGCCTGGCCAACCTGGACCAGGGCGGCCTGCAGGCCTGGGTGACGCTGCCGCGTGCGCGCGACGACGCGTAG
- a CDS encoding response regulator, which translates to MDPEFRILVVDDDPDLRRLTVDFLIGHGYLVDEADSAKEMWETLESGRPDLIILDVMMPGEDGLSVARRLNTGNGPAVLMLSALGNDTDRIVGLEVGADDYLAKPCNPRELLARVRALLRRQKAFGSAPETRGSQYEFGGWRLDAVRRDLRDPSGTYITLSDGEFSLLRTFVEHPQRVLSRDQLLDMARGRGTEVFDRAIDSQVSRLRRKINGRGHAELIRTVRNEGYMLLPAVTRL; encoded by the coding sequence ATGGACCCCGAATTCCGCATCCTGGTTGTCGACGACGATCCGGACCTGCGCCGTCTCACTGTCGATTTCCTGATCGGCCACGGTTATCTGGTGGACGAGGCCGACAGCGCCAAGGAGATGTGGGAGACGCTGGAATCCGGGCGCCCCGACCTGATCATCCTGGACGTGATGATGCCCGGCGAGGATGGCCTGAGCGTGGCGCGCCGGCTCAACACCGGCAACGGCCCGGCGGTGCTGATGCTCAGCGCGCTGGGCAACGACACCGACCGCATCGTCGGGCTGGAGGTCGGCGCCGACGACTACCTGGCCAAGCCCTGCAACCCGCGCGAACTGCTGGCCCGCGTCCGCGCCCTGCTGCGCCGGCAGAAGGCCTTCGGCTCGGCACCGGAAACGCGCGGCAGTCAGTACGAGTTCGGCGGCTGGCGCCTGGACGCGGTGCGCCGCGACCTGCGCGATCCCAGCGGCACCTACATCACCCTGTCCGACGGCGAGTTCTCGCTGCTGCGCACCTTCGTCGAACATCCCCAGCGCGTGCTCAGCCGCGACCAGCTGCTGGACATGGCGCGCGGCCGCGGCACCGAGGTGTTCGACCGCGCCATCGACAGCCAGGTCAGCCGCCTGCGTCGCAAGATCAACGGCCGCGGCCACGCCGAGCTGATCCGCACGGTGCGCAACGAAGGCTACATGCTGCTGCCGGCGGTCACGCGCCTGTGA
- a CDS encoding metal/formaldehyde-sensitive transcriptional repressor, with translation MPHSVTEKKRVLSRLRRIRGQTEALERALEAGADCGPVLQQIAAIRGAVNGLMSEVMEAHIRETFGQPAGDDTQREARVAEMTGLVRSYLK, from the coding sequence ATGCCGCATTCGGTGACGGAAAAGAAGCGTGTGCTCAGCCGCCTGCGCCGCATCCGCGGCCAGACCGAGGCGCTGGAGCGCGCGCTGGAAGCCGGCGCCGACTGCGGCCCGGTGCTGCAGCAGATCGCGGCCATCCGCGGCGCGGTCAACGGCCTGATGTCCGAGGTCATGGAGGCCCACATCCGCGAGACCTTCGGCCAGCCGGCCGGTGACGACACCCAGCGCGAGGCGCGCGTGGCCGAGATGACCGGCCTGGTGCGCTCGT